One part of the Mycolicibacterium aromaticivorans JS19b1 = JCM 16368 genome encodes these proteins:
- a CDS encoding FkbM family methyltransferase, which produces MKTASRNDIVDPRVSDAETKRSSNNQFWMKDVEKKRAPISYVARTVVKRALGRMGFEIRRANALQTAPIGDMRSTLVGLRDRGLTPTTVLDVGANRGDWTKLARDIFPAATYVMLEPQIEMAPYLDTLGEPWHGVAAGSENGTLELTIWPDLVGSSFLKPDGADYPTRPVEIVTINHLIARENYAIPDLVKLDIQGFELEALRGATHLFGVTEAFIVEVSLFSFGGHPILREVVDFMGERGYETYDIAGALRRPSDGALGNLDLCFARTGGALRQSNSW; this is translated from the coding sequence ATGAAGACAGCCAGCCGAAATGACATCGTGGACCCTAGGGTTTCTGATGCCGAGACTAAGCGATCTTCCAACAACCAGTTTTGGATGAAAGACGTGGAAAAAAAGCGAGCACCGATTAGCTACGTTGCGCGTACAGTTGTGAAGCGTGCGTTGGGGCGAATGGGATTCGAGATTCGCCGAGCTAACGCGTTACAAACTGCACCTATAGGGGATATGCGGAGCACGCTGGTAGGTCTTCGCGATCGAGGATTAACACCGACGACGGTCCTCGACGTGGGCGCCAACCGTGGCGATTGGACGAAACTCGCCCGGGATATCTTCCCGGCAGCAACTTACGTCATGCTTGAACCACAGATCGAGATGGCACCCTATCTCGACACGCTCGGTGAGCCATGGCATGGCGTCGCGGCGGGCAGCGAGAACGGCACGCTGGAATTGACAATCTGGCCCGATTTAGTGGGATCCTCATTCTTGAAACCCGATGGTGCGGACTATCCGACGAGACCGGTCGAGATTGTTACCATCAACCACCTCATCGCTCGAGAAAATTATGCTATCCCAGATCTGGTCAAACTCGACATTCAAGGTTTCGAACTTGAAGCCCTCCGCGGCGCCACACACCTTTTCGGCGTCACCGAGGCATTCATTGTCGAGGTGTCTCTGTTTTCCTTTGGCGGCCACCCTATTCTGCGAGAAGTTGTCGACTTTATGGGTGAACGTGGTTACGAGACCTACGACATCGCCGGTGCGCTGCGTCGACCATCAGATGGAGCCCTCGGGAACCTTGATCTGTGTTTCGCGCGCACCGGTGGGGCGTTGCGGCAATCAAATAGTTGGTGA
- a CDS encoding DUF4012 domain-containing protein, with protein sequence MKFFSRRRIDEDPADSHVDLIDDDDETPWYKRRNVTWPVLGVLIVVILFGGWLGLRAYEAKTSLEAARTSAQQAKDALLQGNTADASRLAADAQSHAQSARNATHSVPWNVMSVVPWLGSPFKTGQQISDVVLGLAAEVLKPTADAGTTVAPRQLLANGRLDVQALRREEPVLSKIAADATRLDAEAKAISAPAYFSVVGEARSQLQSQTSNIAGLLENTALAAKLAPSMLGADGPRSYFMGFQTNAEARGTGGLLGGFGILRFDDGKPSVDSMGPNTDFNKPFTPFSVNPEFDEQYGFTNPTTDFRNSNQSSHFPYTAQIWKQMWAQQSGMNVDGVIAIDPIALSYILGATGPIVMPDGETVTKDNVVELTESTVYSRFPDPNDQSGRKRFLQEIATQVVKKITVPIESPRTLLDALGRAVSERRISVWSSSAADQALLEKTPLAHEIPDDPAPYAEVVINNLGGNKMDYYLKREIEYVADGCDGENRKSTVTIRLTNTLKDVAGLPEYVVGRLGFYPEVAGTIPPGTMLTSVRLLTTRGADVLSVLANGKRTRVFGSTERGHPSFESQVAIPPGNTVELIFRLTEPTSAGEARVPIQPLVDAAKVKISVPSCAR encoded by the coding sequence GTGAAATTCTTTTCGCGGCGGCGGATCGACGAAGATCCGGCTGATTCCCATGTAGACCTGATCGATGACGACGATGAGACACCTTGGTACAAGCGACGAAACGTCACTTGGCCCGTCCTTGGAGTGCTCATCGTCGTCATTCTGTTCGGTGGCTGGCTCGGGCTCCGAGCGTACGAGGCGAAGACGAGCCTTGAGGCAGCACGCACTAGCGCGCAACAAGCCAAAGATGCACTGCTGCAAGGAAACACCGCTGACGCATCACGGTTGGCTGCTGACGCGCAATCTCATGCACAGTCAGCACGCAACGCGACGCACTCCGTGCCGTGGAACGTCATGTCCGTCGTTCCGTGGTTGGGCAGCCCGTTCAAAACCGGTCAGCAAATCTCAGATGTCGTGCTCGGTTTGGCCGCCGAGGTGTTGAAGCCCACCGCCGATGCAGGCACGACTGTGGCGCCGCGTCAACTGCTCGCCAATGGTCGGCTCGATGTCCAAGCATTGCGTCGAGAAGAACCCGTCTTGAGCAAGATCGCAGCTGACGCAACGCGGCTCGACGCGGAGGCCAAGGCGATCTCAGCGCCAGCGTATTTCTCCGTCGTTGGTGAGGCGCGATCACAACTGCAGTCACAGACCTCGAACATTGCCGGCCTCCTGGAAAACACCGCTCTTGCCGCAAAGCTGGCACCGTCGATGTTGGGCGCCGACGGCCCACGCTCCTATTTCATGGGCTTCCAGACGAATGCCGAGGCGCGCGGTACCGGTGGACTGCTAGGGGGATTCGGGATCCTCCGGTTCGACGACGGCAAGCCGAGCGTGGACTCTATGGGACCGAACACCGATTTCAACAAGCCGTTCACACCGTTCTCAGTCAACCCAGAGTTCGACGAGCAGTACGGGTTCACCAATCCAACTACCGACTTTCGGAACAGCAATCAGAGCTCACATTTTCCTTACACGGCCCAGATCTGGAAGCAGATGTGGGCACAACAGTCGGGCATGAATGTCGACGGTGTGATCGCAATCGACCCGATTGCCTTGAGCTATATCCTCGGCGCGACCGGCCCGATCGTGATGCCAGATGGTGAGACGGTTACTAAAGACAACGTCGTCGAACTCACCGAGTCGACGGTCTACAGCCGCTTCCCCGATCCCAATGACCAAAGCGGACGCAAACGCTTCTTGCAGGAGATCGCCACCCAAGTGGTCAAGAAGATCACGGTGCCTATCGAGTCGCCGCGCACGCTGCTAGATGCATTGGGAAGAGCAGTGAGTGAGCGCCGAATCTCGGTATGGAGCTCGTCAGCTGCCGACCAAGCGCTTTTAGAGAAGACCCCGCTTGCCCACGAGATTCCGGATGATCCTGCGCCGTACGCCGAAGTCGTCATCAACAACCTCGGCGGTAACAAGATGGACTACTACCTCAAGCGAGAGATCGAATACGTAGCTGACGGCTGCGATGGCGAAAATCGCAAGTCAACCGTGACGATCCGGCTAACCAACACCCTTAAGGATGTGGCTGGCCTGCCGGAATATGTGGTGGGGCGGCTGGGCTTCTATCCCGAGGTCGCGGGAACCATCCCACCGGGCACGATGCTCACCTCGGTCCGGCTCCTCACCACTAGGGGAGCAGACGTGCTCAGCGTGCTGGCAAACGGGAAAAGAACCCGGGTTTTCGGATCGACAGAACGCGGCCACCCAAGCTTCGAGTCTCAGGTGGCCATACCACCGGGCAACACCGTCGAGTTAATTTTCCGGCTCACCGAACCGACGTCTGCGGGCGAGGCGCGTGTACCAATTCAGCCCCTGGTTGACGCTGCCAAAGTGAAAATCTCGGTGCCGAGCTGTGCGCGCTGA
- a CDS encoding polysaccharide biosynthesis tyrosine autokinase encodes MNLRDVAKLLRTRWITVGVTSMVVVLGAVAYTLLTTPLYQASTRLFVSATSGGSSVSDLYQGNLFSQQRVLSYAELLNGETVAQRTIDKLGLDMSAETLRGRIKATAKPDTVLIDVQVLDESPVRARDIANTLSDEFVGLVNELETPKAGDQPNARVVVEQRASIPSSPVVPNPVRNISLGLGLGLMAGVGLAVLRDLLDNTVKSPESLEQITDSSIVGHIPTDKGLRKTPAISFATDNSGAAEAFRKLRTNLQFLSVDNPPRLIVVTSSSPGEGKSTTSINIALALAEAEHNVLLVDGDLRRPSLAKYLDLVGQVGISSILSGAATLDDVLQPTKFPRLTVLTAGEIPPNPSELLGSLSARKLLNELRARFDYVIVDSPPLLAVTDGAVLAAGADGALVVARFGETKRDQLAHAVGTLKDVDASLLGAVFTMMPTRGSGSYSYNYYSHGQIYGDSTPGKHSDKSSSPRRKVDSSAADFHEDSQPK; translated from the coding sequence TTGAATCTTCGGGACGTCGCAAAACTGCTGCGCACTCGTTGGATCACCGTGGGCGTGACGTCAATGGTCGTGGTCTTGGGAGCCGTCGCGTACACGTTGCTGACCACGCCGCTCTATCAGGCTTCGACGAGGCTCTTCGTCTCTGCCACCTCGGGCGGCTCATCAGTGTCTGACCTGTACCAGGGAAATCTCTTCTCTCAACAAAGAGTCTTGTCGTATGCGGAGCTACTCAACGGCGAAACTGTAGCTCAGAGGACGATCGACAAACTGGGGCTCGACATGAGCGCGGAAACTCTACGCGGCAGGATCAAAGCGACTGCGAAGCCTGACACAGTCCTCATCGATGTGCAGGTGCTCGACGAATCTCCGGTCAGAGCTCGCGATATCGCTAACACTTTGTCTGACGAATTCGTCGGCTTGGTGAACGAGTTAGAGACACCAAAGGCTGGCGACCAACCTAATGCTCGTGTCGTGGTGGAACAACGAGCCTCGATACCGAGCAGCCCAGTAGTGCCTAATCCAGTTCGTAACATTTCCCTAGGCCTCGGATTGGGCTTGATGGCAGGCGTGGGCCTTGCCGTTCTGCGCGATTTACTCGACAACACGGTAAAAAGCCCCGAGTCACTTGAGCAAATCACCGACAGTAGCATCGTAGGCCACATTCCGACTGACAAGGGATTACGAAAAACACCAGCAATATCTTTCGCTACCGACAATTCTGGAGCCGCCGAGGCGTTCCGCAAACTGCGCACCAATCTGCAGTTCCTATCGGTAGACAATCCCCCGCGCCTTATTGTTGTGACAAGCTCATCACCAGGAGAGGGTAAGAGCACGACATCCATCAACATCGCATTGGCGTTGGCTGAGGCAGAACACAATGTGCTACTTGTCGATGGAGACCTTCGACGCCCATCTTTGGCGAAGTATCTTGACCTGGTTGGCCAGGTAGGAATCAGCAGCATTCTGAGTGGCGCAGCCACGCTCGACGACGTACTACAACCGACCAAGTTTCCACGACTAACCGTTCTCACTGCCGGCGAAATCCCGCCAAACCCCAGCGAGCTTCTTGGATCGTTGTCCGCGAGGAAGCTACTCAACGAGCTTCGTGCCAGGTTCGACTATGTAATTGTCGACTCGCCACCCCTACTTGCAGTTACTGATGGAGCCGTCCTGGCAGCCGGCGCGGATGGCGCACTCGTTGTGGCTCGATTTGGAGAAACCAAGCGCGACCAACTCGCACACGCCGTAGGGACCCTTAAGGATGTCGATGCATCGTTACTCGGGGCAGTCTTTACGATGATGCCAACGCGTGGAAGCGGCTCCTATAGCTATAACTATTACTCCCACGGTCAAATTTACGGCGACTCTACGCCCGGGAAACACTCGGATAAGTCTTCCTCACCTCGTCGCAAAGTCGACTCATCAGCCGCGGACTTCCATGAAGACAGCCAGCCGAAATGA
- a CDS encoding alpha/beta hydrolase has translation MSVGRLADPNCTLGTDPRSDPRMVAALAPLGLADVLPDAPLTTDSPLADRLAYAAAAEEAVGGVISMLASAAPSPADVTTTMVTIPGTDGHEITLFVSRPDRADGPLPAVVHFHGGAMAIASAADAGYRHIRESMAATGLVVVGVEFRNSGGRLGAHPYPAGLDDCAAGTRWVHANAAELGVSRLIVCGESGGGNLTLTTVHKAKREGWLDEIAGAYAHCPYISNRWLNYPDNLPSLRENDGYFISCQQAALLGSIYDPDTTHAGDPTCWAGAASDDDLADLPPHVISVNELDPLRDEGLLYYRRLLAAGVPTVGRVVAGTCHGGDLLFPATMPDVFAASVRDVSGFAWAVAR, from the coding sequence ATGTCTGTTGGGCGGCTCGCCGATCCGAATTGCACCCTTGGCACCGATCCGCGATCGGATCCCCGGATGGTGGCGGCGCTCGCCCCGCTGGGGCTGGCCGATGTGCTTCCGGACGCGCCGCTGACCACCGACTCGCCGTTGGCGGATCGGCTGGCGTATGCCGCGGCCGCCGAGGAAGCGGTCGGTGGCGTGATCTCGATGCTGGCTTCCGCGGCTCCGTCGCCGGCAGATGTCACCACCACGATGGTGACCATCCCCGGCACCGACGGCCACGAGATCACGCTCTTCGTCAGCCGGCCGGATCGCGCCGACGGTCCGCTTCCGGCCGTGGTGCATTTTCACGGCGGCGCCATGGCGATCGCCAGCGCCGCGGACGCGGGGTATCGGCACATCAGGGAGAGCATGGCCGCAACCGGCCTGGTGGTGGTCGGGGTGGAGTTCCGCAACTCCGGCGGCCGCCTCGGCGCGCACCCGTACCCGGCCGGACTGGACGACTGCGCGGCCGGCACCCGGTGGGTGCACGCCAATGCCGCGGAACTCGGCGTGAGCCGGCTGATCGTATGCGGCGAGTCCGGCGGCGGGAACCTCACGCTGACCACCGTTCACAAGGCCAAGCGAGAGGGATGGCTCGACGAGATCGCCGGCGCCTACGCCCACTGCCCCTACATCTCCAACCGCTGGTTGAACTACCCCGACAATCTGCCGTCGCTTCGGGAGAACGACGGATACTTCATCAGTTGTCAGCAGGCCGCCCTGCTGGGCTCGATCTACGATCCCGACACGACGCACGCCGGTGATCCCACCTGTTGGGCCGGTGCGGCGAGTGACGACGATCTTGCCGATTTACCGCCGCACGTGATCTCGGTGAACGAGCTCGATCCGCTGCGCGACGAAGGCCTCCTCTATTACCGACGGCTGCTGGCGGCCGGTGTCCCCACCGTCGGTCGTGTCGTGGCGGGCACCTGCCACGGCGGCGACTTGCTATTCCCGGCGACGATGCCGGACGTTTTCGCGGCCTCGGTGCGCGATGTGAGTGGGTTTGCGTGGGCGGTGGCGAGGTGA
- a CDS encoding O-antigen ligase family protein, whose amino-acid sequence MTAVALPTGHLRSEAGLGFAIGLNLCVAGIYANFAVNVGNYPYPGVAVLVGAAFLIPHMTPHTRSLKWMSLILGFLVLSFATGGRDVNDTDGRLTSLLQIIAAVGCAHVLLSAMAYPKTVRKTLFFWMTFIVVGVILESTFSPVRDLSDAFRHAAFEGRFIYENDARDIQQYGFVRPKLFTREPAHVAMAFMTFAPGWYVLSSFRRRFVLLLICTILVALFLGSPIVLLVPPLAWYLDRMLARRAMSGIVAAGLPVLAIVGFTLTQVFSTRFANILSGKDGSFFVRFQGPYGVAIKTIEQFPILGVGVGHKEALYKEVQDVYTHYYQFNTSWVYHNYLYALNNAFANSLSYFGLIGAVVFYFLVAQWAKGFGIGPWVSLPVILLLLQFDGALEAIRMWGSIAVVLGAYAMARTASPRCPQPGGPSENSSAVRFHRPDGKN is encoded by the coding sequence ATGACAGCAGTTGCGTTACCCACCGGACACCTCCGCAGCGAGGCGGGATTAGGCTTTGCAATCGGGCTGAACCTTTGCGTGGCCGGAATATATGCAAATTTTGCAGTTAATGTCGGTAATTATCCGTATCCGGGTGTTGCGGTCTTAGTTGGAGCCGCTTTCCTGATCCCGCACATGACACCACACACGCGAAGCCTCAAGTGGATGAGCTTAATTTTAGGGTTCCTCGTTTTGTCGTTCGCAACAGGTGGCAGGGACGTCAACGATACCGATGGCCGCTTGACTTCATTGCTTCAGATAATCGCGGCTGTAGGCTGCGCTCACGTGCTGTTATCAGCGATGGCTTACCCCAAGACGGTGCGTAAAACGTTATTTTTCTGGATGACTTTTATAGTGGTTGGCGTTATTCTGGAATCAACATTCTCGCCCGTTCGCGATTTGAGCGACGCATTTCGACACGCGGCGTTCGAAGGCCGGTTTATATATGAAAATGATGCAAGGGATATCCAGCAATATGGTTTTGTGCGGCCCAAACTGTTTACCCGAGAACCTGCGCACGTAGCCATGGCATTTATGACGTTCGCGCCGGGTTGGTACGTCCTGTCCTCGTTCCGCAGGCGATTTGTGCTTCTTCTGATATGCACTATCCTCGTCGCGCTTTTTCTGGGAAGCCCAATTGTGCTGCTAGTGCCGCCCCTAGCGTGGTACCTCGATCGGATGCTTGCCCGGCGGGCGATGTCAGGCATCGTTGCGGCCGGCCTTCCAGTCCTTGCAATCGTCGGCTTCACGCTTACCCAGGTGTTCTCAACAAGGTTTGCGAATATTCTCAGCGGTAAAGATGGAAGTTTTTTTGTTCGCTTCCAGGGACCCTACGGGGTGGCAATAAAGACCATAGAGCAATTTCCAATTTTGGGGGTCGGGGTTGGCCACAAAGAGGCGCTCTACAAGGAAGTGCAGGACGTTTACACCCACTACTATCAGTTTAATACGTCATGGGTTTACCACAATTATCTTTATGCTCTCAATAATGCCTTTGCGAATTCGTTGTCATATTTTGGCCTCATCGGCGCCGTAGTTTTTTATTTCTTGGTTGCGCAATGGGCCAAGGGATTCGGAATTGGACCGTGGGTTTCACTCCCGGTCATCCTTCTTTTGCTTCAGTTTGACGGGGCGCTGGAAGCCATCAGGATGTGGGGTTCCATCGCAGTTGTTCTGGGCGCTTATGCGATGGCAAGAACCGCGTCTCCACGTTGCCCACAGCCGGGTGGTCCGTCAGAAAATTCATCAGCAGTCCGATTCCACCGGCCCGACGGTAAAAATTAG